A genomic stretch from Penicillium digitatum chromosome 4, complete sequence includes:
- a CDS encoding DNA polymerase V, putative, whose translation MGPPFAGSKKRRREPHNVDVKLVELYEDLASEKDDIRLKAAQALVSQFTPDQNPADEQIKKVLSRLFRGLCSSRKAARIGFSIALTEILTQVFSSPRETSRFGFSDALNLWESQSSSYGSESGQEQRDHLFGRLFGAEAIIKSSVLFQPTVPFEQWTQVVDLVFELAQKKPWIREECGWIIYQCVYDLAARKMEPKYIQSALEQLCVRDLARSPEGVAIWLAAKDMFPNATFPSKVWKHDDPLDTKERSSMSKIMKESGAASSDGETKVKSSGVWNNKLHFAWDAVLSRTSTEAKEKSKKSRMTFTDFWTEVVDNGLFAAASSDERKYWGFLLFNRILNDGGPQQAAQIFTKNLMRCLTNQLAVEDRYLHRMAVKVAKAIQARVSKEPEFAAAAIRGLMGTSGTLNFDQATKTKTVEKIVSEANYEALEEIVPFFEQLIQTPGTTEEKTAASNRQFVAGLLLAIVRSKASANEDDAEDLQASLEQILSIFVRFAYFMDVGKGSTAPEPPLSSATQELLRNRINSCLNSLISNERFAATLPYAVVKQIRDAAKSGEFGKFIIAIDEKLSESVKAAFKSLKKLSSKEKKEKGMAAFKLLYSMTIMQVYNGDADAVSMLDELEFCHNKFLGDKETKTEDAGDASDALVEILLSFASKQSQLFRRMSEQVFGAFANQITENGLESLTSILEAKESLAGQQEMFEEQDAEGEEEGEDDDSEMMDVDEDELDSDVEVVQAGGSGFGSEDNDDDDDEEEDNEEDAQEVAAFEAKLAAALGTHRADEDESDSDADMNDDEMDELDEKLVQVFRARRQETSHRKDKKDARENMVNFKNRVLDLLDIFVKKSHTRPLALDILLPLLRLSRRTSVKQIATKANGVLREYTKVCKGSSLPKVEDDAQADALWELLRSVHKEASHSGPMGHATACSQASLLVTRVLVAHDKDAIAGVVDVYAATRKDQLMSTKCHVQPSFFSEWNNWCVSASKQLK comes from the exons ATGGGCCCCCCCTTCGCCGGTTCAAAGAAGCGCCGTCGGGAACCTCACAACGTCGACGTGAAGCTGGTGGAACTCTACGAGGATCTCGCTAGTGAAAAAGATGATATCCGACTCAAGGCTGCCCAAGCCCTAGTGTCGCAATTCACTCCAGACCAGAACCCCGCCGATGAACAGATCAAGAAGGTGCTGTCGAGGCTCTTCCGCGGTCTCTGCAGTAGCCGGAAAGCTGCTCGAATTGGTTTCTCAATTGCCTTGACAGAGATTCTAACGCAGGTCTTTTCGTCGCCGAGAGAGACATCACGTTTTGGTTTCTCGGATGCTTTGAACCTCTGGGAGTCTCAGTCGAGTTCCTACGGCAGCGAGTCGGGACAG GAACAACGAGACCACCTATTTGGCCGTCTTTTCGGCGCTGAAGCGATCATCAAATCCTCCGTTCTATTCCAGCCAACTGTGCCCTTCGAGCAATGGACCCAAGTAGTCGATCTTGTTTTCGAGCTCGCGCAGAAGAAGCCATGGATCCGCGAAGAGTGTGGGTGGATTATCTACCAGTGTGTATATGACCTAGCCGCGCGCAAGATGGAACCCAAGTACATCCAGTCTGCGCTAGAACAGCTCTGCGTGCGCGACCTTGCCCGGTCGCCTGAGGGTGTTGCCATCTGGCTGGCGGCGAAGGATATGTTCCCCAATGCTACTTTCCCGAGCAAAGTTTGGAAGCACGACGATCCCCTGGATACGAAGGAGCGCAGCAGCATGTCGAAGATCATGAAAGAATCGGGTGCTGCGTCCAGCGACGGCGAGACCAAGGTCAAGTCCTCGGGCGTCTGGAACAACAAGCTTCACTTCGCCTGGGATGCCGTTCTGTCTCGGACCAGTACTGAGGCTAAAGAGAAGTCGAAGAAGTCTCGTATGACCTTCACTGATTTCTGGACTGAGGTTGTAGACA ATGGATTGTTTGCTGCCGCATCCTCGGATGAGCGTAAATACTGGGGATTCCTTCTTTTCAACAGAATTCTCAACGATGGCGGGCCGCAACAGGCCGCTCAGATTTTCACCAAGAATCTTATGCGTTGCTTGACGAACCAGCTCGCCGTGGAGGACCGATACTTGCACCGAATGGCCGTTAAAGTGGCCAAGGCAATCCAGGCCCGTGTGTCCAAGGAGCCTGAATTCGCAGCTGCGGCTATCCGTGGCTTGATGGGAACCAGCGGCACGCTGAACTTCGACCAGGCTACAAAGACCAAGACGGTCGAGAAGATCGTTTCTGAAGCCAACTACGAGGCATTGGAAGAGATTGTCCCCTTCTTTGAACAACTTATTCAAACCCCCGGCACAACCGAGGAGAAAACCGCCGCATCCAACCGTCAATTCGTCGCTGGTCTCCTTTTGGCAATTGTGCGCTCCAAGGCTTCTGCTAACGaagatgatgccgaagacCTCCAAGCAAGCCTTGAGCAGATTCTGTCCATCTTCGTGCGCTTTGCATACTTCATGGATGTCGGCAAGGGCTCGACTGCCCCTGAGCCTCCTCTCTCATCGGCGACACAGGAACTCCTGCGCAACCGAATTAACTCCTGCTTGAACAGCCTCATTTCAAACGAAAGGTTCGCAGCTACACTCCCATATGCTGTCGTGAAGCAGATTCGCGATGCAGCCAAGTCTGGCGAGTTCGGTAAGTTCATCATCGCTATCGATGAGAAGCTGTCGGAATCAGTGAAGGCTGCTTTTAAATCTCTGAAGAAGTTGTCCAGCAAG gagaagaaggagaagggcATGGCCGCGTTCAAGTTGCTTTACTCTATGACTATCATGCAGGTGTACAACGGAGACGCAGACGCGGTATCCATGCTTGATGAGCTGGAGTTCTGTCATAACAAGTTCCTGGGCGACAAGGAGACCAAGACGGAAGATGCCGGCGATGCTTCAGATGCGTTGGTTGAGATCCTTCTCAGTTTCGCATCCAAGCAATCGCAGTTGTTCCGCCGTATGAGTGAGCAGGTGTTTGGCGCATTTGCTAACCAGATCACCGAGAACGGATTGGAATCTTTGACCTCG ATTCTAGAAGCCAAGGAAAGCCTCGCTGGACAGCAGGAAATGTTTGAAGAGCAGGACGCTGAAGGcgaggaagaaggagaagatgacgattccGAGATGATGGACGtcgacgaggatgagcttgacAGCGATGTCGAGGTTGTCCAAGCCGGTGGATCCGGTTTCGGCTCCGAGGAcaacgacgacgacgacgacgaggaagaagacaacGAAGAGGATGCACAGGAAGTTGCCGCATTCGAAGCCAAACTAGCCGCAGCTCTCGGCACACACCGCGCAGACGAAGACGAGTCTGACTCCGACGCTGATATGAACGATGACGAGATGGACGAGCTAGACGAAAAATTGGTGCAGGTATTCCGCGCGCGTCGCCAAGAAACCTCCCACCGCAAAGACAAGAAAGATGCACGCGAGAACATGGTGAACTTCAAGAACCGCGTCCTGGATTTGCTAGATATTTTCGTGAAGAAGAGCCACACCCGCCCGCTCGCGCTCGATATCCTCCTGCCGTTGCTACGACTATCTCGCCGGACCAGCGTGAAGCAGATTGCCACCAAGGCCAACGGAGTGCTGCGCGAGTACACGAAGGTTTGCAAGGGTAGTTCACTCCCGAAAGTCGAGGACGATGCACAGGCGGATGCACTCTGGGAGCTGCTCCGGTCTGTTCATAAGGAGGCTAGCCATAGTGGACCTATGGGCCATGCGACTGCTTGCAGCCAGGCCAGCTTACTTGTTACTAGGGTGCTTGTTGCGCATGACAAAGATGCTATTGCGGGTGTTGTTGATGTTTATGCTGCTACTCGCAAGGATCAGCTCATGAGCACTAAGTGTCATGTACAGCCGTCGTTCTTTTCGGAGTGGAATAACTGGTGTGTTTCTGCGAGCAAGCAGTTGAAGTGA
- a CDS encoding Molybdenum cofactor sulfurase, C-terminal: MGSAVILGVILLIPILLIPRFIRWPNSVQSPTKLLRLWHQRPKQSSEIISLHVYPIKSCRGLEVESTVLKQHGLDLDRRWMLIDTTSNTFLTIRQIPDMTCIRTALSADGDELVVSIPNSEINESSHEKDHKHQFHTIRIPSHPTPQWLAENTNLGPVHIWDTETDGYRYSDKINAPFSAFLHRDVALVYKGPTPRVLKGNGAPRRLGRVQTTGFPDVHPVLIASESSLAELNVRLGKVGVDPITVERFRPNIVVRGGAPWSEDSWKLVRITDRKAGGISGDFAGDDKAVIQSPLDLDVVARCARCQVPNVDPDTALKNKKQPWDMLVSYRRVDEGIKYKPCFGMLSAPRNEGAIEVGMKLEVLEETTEHRYITGF; this comes from the coding sequence ATGGGGTCAGCGGTTATATTAGGCGTCATACTCCTAATTCCAATCCTTCTGATTCCTCGCTTCATAAGATGGCCCAACTCAGTCCAATCCCCAACCAAACTTCTCCGCCTGTGGCATCAGCGCCCCAAACAGTCCAGCGAGATCATCTCGTTACACGTGTACCCCATAAAATCCTGCCGAGGCCTAGAAGTCGAATCAACAGTTCTAAAACAGCACGGTCTTGACCTCGATCGCCGCTGGATGCTCATCGACACAACCTCAAACACTTTCCTCACCATCCGTCAAATCCCCGACATGACCTGCATCCGCACCGCCCTAAGTGCCGACGGCGACGAGTTGGTTGTGAGTATTCCAAATTCCGAAATCAATGAATCCAGCCACGAAAAAGATCATAAACATCAATTCCACACAATCCGCATCCCTTCCCATCCGACCCCGCAATGGCTAGCGGAAAATACAAACCTTGGCCCCGTCCACATCTGGGATACGGAGACAGACGGGTACAGATACAGCGATAAAATAAACGCCCCCTTCTCCGCCTTCCTACACCGCGACGTCGCCCTCGTCTATAAGGGCCCGACCCCGCGTGTGCTGAAGGGTAACGGTGCCCCCCGCCGTCTGGGTCGCGTCCAGACAACCGGTTTTCCAGACGTGCACCCGGTATTGATTGCGTCGGAGTCTTCCCTCGCAGAGCTCAACGTTCGTCTGGGCAAGGTGGGTGTGGACCCGATTACTGTCGAGCGGTTCCGTCCGAATATCGTTGTTCGCGGAGGCGCGCCATGGAGTGAGGATTCATGGAAGTTGGTTCGCATCACCGATCGGAAGGCTGGCGGTATCTCTGGTGACTTTGCTGGCGATGACAAGGCTGTCATTCAGTCTCCGCTTGATCTGGATGTTGTGGCGCGCTGTGCACGCTGCCAGGTCCCTAATGTTGACCCAGACACGGCGCTCAAGAATAAGAAGCAGCCGTGGGATATGCTTGTTTCGTACCGTAGGGTTGATGAGGGGATTAAGTACAAGCCTTGTTTCGGGATGTTGAGTGCGCCACGTAATGAGGGTGCCATTGAGGTTGGGATGAAGTTGGAGGTTTTAGAGGAGACGACTGAGCATCGATACATTACTGGCTTTTAG
- a CDS encoding Pyroglutamyl peptidase type I, putative, translating to MGDSGTATPYIFPTPVGHNPPQTSASSNEISVLITGFGPFKTNIVNASYLIASSLPSSFLFPSPKDHDSDPRRVSLHVHPTPIPVAYATVREALPLILEEFAASHGGRRPDLIIHIGIATPRQYYSVESLAHRDDYNITDVNGRPGYVDGEKRWKGLGLPPILTPGRAADDPSSASPYQPDDQFLETWRSFAPESDLRISQDAGHYLCDFIFYTSMSLAQLQGQDRNVLFLHVPGASEDTNIEQGRIVTLALIKAMVACWLDKKRSA from the exons ATGGGTGACTCCGGCACTGCTACTCCATACATATTTCCCACCCCTGTCGGACACAACCCGCCACAAACATCAGCCTCGTCTAATGAGATATCCGTCCTAATCACAGGCTTTGGG CCCTTCAAGACCAACATTGTGAATGCATCATATCTGATTGCTTCCTCTCTTCCATCATCTTTCCTTTTCCCGTCGCCTAAAGACCACGACTCGGACCCGCGTCGAGTCTCACTCCATGTGCATCCCACTCCGATCCCAGTGGCATATGCCACTGTTCGAGAGGCTCTTCCCTTAATTTTGGAAGAATTTGCTGCCTCTCATGGTGGCCGCAGACCTGATCTCATTATTCATATCGGCATCGCAACTCCACGGCAATATTACTCCGTTGAAAGTTTAGCACACCGAGATGACTATAACATCACCGATGTTAATGGCCGCCCCGGCTATGTGGATGGCGAGAAGCGATGGAAAGGGTTGGGTCTGCCGCCGATTCTGACCCCAGGTCGTGCTGCAGATGATCCCTCCTCTGCTTCGCCCTACCAACCTGACGACCAGTTTCTGGAGACGTGGCGTTCCTTTGCTCCCGAGTCGGATCTTCGGATCTCCCAGGATGCGGGTCACTACCTGTGCGACTTCATTTTTTACACCAGCATGTCTTTGGCTCAGTTACAGGGCCAGGACCGCAATGTCCTGTTCCTCCATGTCCCTGGGGCATCTGAGGATACGAATATTGAGCAAGGCCGGATTGTCACACTCGCCCTAATTAAGGCAATGGTCGCATGTTGGCTTGACAAGAAGCGTTCGGCATAA
- a CDS encoding Cytochrome P450, protein MAIITEILNSPYVLQSVCITLMAVLLTSVWADIANEIPHRHIPLVGKTWWELTNKKARQRFTRSSRQLMAEGFAKGANVFQIIGATSPMITFFDDRISGFEPFHNGTALKATVEIVRTSLTQALGSISLHLSKETGAILKEHLPPTDEWKPYYLAHKVPYMVARLSSLIFVGETICHNNEWIDVSVNYAIDAFMAMRDLREWSSILHPVVHWLLPSTQKLRAHLEMARSIISREIDRRVLIRAGKLPADDQPHGPDAMDWYHESAEAQNDLTFDQSCAQVGLALAAIHATSNLLTNVMYDLAAYPEYIQPLRDEICAVAAEDGVLKKTSLLKLKLLDSVMKESQRTNPLSLTSMNRLALKQIVLSDGTVIPKGANMFVSTKILEDDSIYPNAATYDGYRFYNKRRQPGNEHKHQFVTMTSEHFVFGHGVHACPGRFFAANETKIKLLHLLLKYDWKLQSGGRPPNIENGVESITDPRIQILFRSRASEVDLGFLGE, encoded by the exons ATGGCAATCATCACTGAAATTCTCAACAGTCCCTATGTTTTACAGAGTGTGTGCATCACCCTGATGGCAGTGCTTTTAACAAGTGTTTGGGCAGATATAGCAAACGAGATACCCCATAGACATATTCCTTTGGTTGGAAAGACCTGGTGGGAGCTTACCAACAAAAAGGCCCGGCAACGCTTCACTCGGTCCTCTCGTCAATTAATGGCAGAAGGCTTTGCAAAG GGCGCCAATGTCTTTCAGATCATCGGAGCCACAAGCCCGATGATT ACATTTTTCGATGATCGCATTTCTGGGTTTGAACCGTTTCACAATGGCACTGCGTTAAAGGCTACCGTGGAGATTGTGCGGACCAGTTTGACCCAGGCTCTCG GGTCCATTTCACTTCACCTCTCAAAGGAGACAGGTGCGATATTGAAGGAACACTTGCCCCCCACCGATG AATGGAAGCCCTACTACCTCGCACATAAGGTCCCGTACATGGTAGCCCGCCTCTCCTCTTTGATATTCGTTGGAGAGACCATCTGCCACAACAATGAGTGGATTGATGTTTCCGTGAACTACGCCATCGATGCATTCATGGCTATGCGCGACCTACGAGAATGGTCATCCATTCTTCATCCGGTTGTACACTGGCTTTTGCCCTCTACCCAAAAGCTACGTGCGCATTTGGAAATGGCTCGCTCCATCATCAGCCGCGAGATAGACAGGCGGGTGTTGATTCGCGCGGGCAAGCTCCCTGCAGATGATCAACCTCATGGGCCCGATGCTATGGACTGGTATCATGAGAGCGCCGAAGCCCAGAATGACCTGACTTTTGATCAGTCTTGTGCTCAAGTTGGATTGGCGCTGGCGGCCATTCATGCCACCTCGAATTTGTTAACCAATGTCATGTATGATCTCGCGGCGTACCCGGAGTATATTCAACCGCTGCGCGATGAAATTTGTGCGGTTGCTGCCGAGGATGGAGTTCTGAAGAAGACTAGTTTGCTCAAGTTGAAGTTGTTGGACAGTGTGATGAAGGAATCTCAGCGCACTAACCCACTCTCATTGA CCTCCATGAACCGCCTTGCCCTTAAGCAAATTGTACTCTCCGATGGAACTGTAATTCCCAAAGGTGCCAACATGTTTGTCTCTACAAAAATCCTGGAAGATGATAGTATCTACCCTAATGCAGCGACTTATGATGGTTACCGGTTTTACAACAAACGCCGCCAGCCTGGCAACGAACACAAGCATCAGTTTGTCACAATGACAAGCGAGCACTTTGTCTTTGGTCATGGTGTCCACGCCTGCCCTGGCCGGTTCTTCGCTGCCAATGAAACCAAAATTAAGCTTCTTCATTTGCTCCTGAAGTATGATTGGAAACTGCAGAGCGGCGGTCGACCCCCAAACATCGAAAACGGTGTCGAGTCTATCACCGACCCACGAATTCAGATTCTGTTTCGATCGCGTGCGTCGGAGGTTGACCTAGGTTTCCTAGGAGAGTAG